A single genomic interval of Electrophorus electricus isolate fEleEle1 chromosome 2, fEleEle1.pri, whole genome shotgun sequence harbors:
- the LOC113586051 gene encoding platelet-derived growth factor receptor-like protein isoform X1: protein MKLAVVALTALLCVLLFRLVMSQKASQEPRTAVEQEPRGKAKVGEGAKKKPKSAAVKAKPGVTPRPSTVATTYLTQVLEKGKFQKVGNTLSVSAGDTLQLRCKGNPVEWGVPTYLQEDNEGRLRMVQHKQYGMLILANSTGADTGEYTCYPMHCEDTDCRKEYEKAVKVFIFFPDPQELFVPSSNYYEVIQLRTNHPAVLPCQVTSPSAKVTLHHEYPPAEVKVDGSEISFSVTRGFTIHRPRPHLAGSLYCVASLGGLRQSSTKYMLVYVHYPAAPPSPVIQASSDTVALGQNLQITCMVVGEENVLVDFTWDYPGQKIGRPLYTQDSVETVQVDGQGRQQRSESVLMVEEVREVDQGTYTCTAQNLEGSRSASTTVSIPGGSSTAKLKQPRERGRLRGRLV, encoded by the exons ATGAAGCTCGCTGTGGTAGCATTAACTGCTCTTCTCTGCGTGTTGCTGTTTCGGCTCG TCATGAGCCAGAAGGCTAGCCAGGAGCCTCGGACAGCAGTTGAGCAGGAGCCCAGAGGCAAGGCTAAGGTGGGTGAAGGAGCCAAGAAGAAGCCCAAGAGCGCTGCTGTTAAGGCTAAACCTGGAGTCACACCCCGGCCTTCTACGGTGGCCACCACGTACCTCACACAGGTGCTGGAGAAGGGAAAGTTCCAGAAAGTGGGAAATACGTTGTCGGTTTCTGCGGGAGACACGCTACAATTGAGGTGCAAGGGTAATCCTGTTGAGTGGGGTGTCCCCACTTACTTGCAGGAGGATAATGAGGGACGTCTCAG gATGGTCCAGCACAAACAGTATGGCATGCTGATTTTAGCCAATTCGACAGGAGCTGACACGGGAGAGTACACCTGCTACCCCATGCACTGTGAAGACACAGACTGCAGGAAAGAGTACGAGAAAGCTGTCAAAGTCTTCATCTTCTTTCCTG ACCCGCAGGAGCTGTTTGTGCCCTCATCCAACTACTACGAGGTGATCCAGCTGCGAACAAACCACCCCGCAGTGCTTCCGTGCCAAGTGACCTCGCCGTCAGCTAAGGTCACGCTGCACCATGAGTACCCCCCTGCCGAGGTGAAGGTGGACGGGTCAGAGATCTCCTTCAGCGTTACGCGCGGCTTCACCATTCACAGACCTAGGCCGCACCTTGCTGGTTCGCTGTACTGCGTGGCCAGTCTGGGGGGTCTCCGCCAGAGCTCCACCAAGTACATGCTTGTCTATGTCCACT ACCCAGCCGCTCCCCCATCCCCCGTGATTCAGGCATCGTCGGACACGGTAGCCCTGGGTCAGAACCTGCAGATCACCTGCATGGTGGTGGGAGAAGAGAACGTGCTGGTGGACTTCACGTGGGACTACCCTGGACAGAAG ATCGGCCGTCCGCTTTACACCCAGGACAGCGTGGAGACGGTGCAGGTGGACGGCCAGGGGCGGCAGCAGCGCTCCGAGTCCGTCCTGATGGTGGAGGAGGTCAGAGAGGTGGACCAGGGTACCTACACCTGCACCGCCCAGAACCTGGAGGGCTCTCGTTCTGCCTCCACCACCGTCAGCATTCCGGGAGGCAGCAGCACTGCCAAACTGAAGCAGCCTCGAGAGAGGGGACGACTCCGTGGGAGACTCGTCTGA
- the LOC113586051 gene encoding platelet-derived growth factor receptor-like protein isoform X2: protein MKLAVVALTALLCVLLFRLVMSQKASQEPRTAVEQEPRGKAKVGEGAKKKPKSAAVKAKPGVTPRPSTVATTYLTQVLEKGKFQKVGNTLSVSAGDTLQLRCKGNPVEWGVPTYLQEDNEGRLRMVQHKQYGMLILANSTGADTGEYTCYPMHCEDTDCRKEYEKAVKVFIFFPDPQELFVPSSNYYEVIQLRTNHPAVLPCQVTSPSAKVTLHHEYPPAEVKVDGSEISFSVTRGFTIHRPRPHLAGSLYCVASLGGLRQSSTKYMLVYVHYPAAPPSPVIQASSDTVALGQNLQITCMVVGEENVLVDFTWDYPGQKDSVETVQVDGQGRQQRSESVLMVEEVREVDQGTYTCTAQNLEGSRSASTTVSIPGGSSTAKLKQPRERGRLRGRLV from the exons ATGAAGCTCGCTGTGGTAGCATTAACTGCTCTTCTCTGCGTGTTGCTGTTTCGGCTCG TCATGAGCCAGAAGGCTAGCCAGGAGCCTCGGACAGCAGTTGAGCAGGAGCCCAGAGGCAAGGCTAAGGTGGGTGAAGGAGCCAAGAAGAAGCCCAAGAGCGCTGCTGTTAAGGCTAAACCTGGAGTCACACCCCGGCCTTCTACGGTGGCCACCACGTACCTCACACAGGTGCTGGAGAAGGGAAAGTTCCAGAAAGTGGGAAATACGTTGTCGGTTTCTGCGGGAGACACGCTACAATTGAGGTGCAAGGGTAATCCTGTTGAGTGGGGTGTCCCCACTTACTTGCAGGAGGATAATGAGGGACGTCTCAG gATGGTCCAGCACAAACAGTATGGCATGCTGATTTTAGCCAATTCGACAGGAGCTGACACGGGAGAGTACACCTGCTACCCCATGCACTGTGAAGACACAGACTGCAGGAAAGAGTACGAGAAAGCTGTCAAAGTCTTCATCTTCTTTCCTG ACCCGCAGGAGCTGTTTGTGCCCTCATCCAACTACTACGAGGTGATCCAGCTGCGAACAAACCACCCCGCAGTGCTTCCGTGCCAAGTGACCTCGCCGTCAGCTAAGGTCACGCTGCACCATGAGTACCCCCCTGCCGAGGTGAAGGTGGACGGGTCAGAGATCTCCTTCAGCGTTACGCGCGGCTTCACCATTCACAGACCTAGGCCGCACCTTGCTGGTTCGCTGTACTGCGTGGCCAGTCTGGGGGGTCTCCGCCAGAGCTCCACCAAGTACATGCTTGTCTATGTCCACT ACCCAGCCGCTCCCCCATCCCCCGTGATTCAGGCATCGTCGGACACGGTAGCCCTGGGTCAGAACCTGCAGATCACCTGCATGGTGGTGGGAGAAGAGAACGTGCTGGTGGACTTCACGTGGGACTACCCTGGACAGAAG GACAGCGTGGAGACGGTGCAGGTGGACGGCCAGGGGCGGCAGCAGCGCTCCGAGTCCGTCCTGATGGTGGAGGAGGTCAGAGAGGTGGACCAGGGTACCTACACCTGCACCGCCCAGAACCTGGAGGGCTCTCGTTCTGCCTCCACCACCGTCAGCATTCCGGGAGGCAGCAGCACTGCCAAACTGAAGCAGCCTCGAGAGAGGGGACGACTCCGTGGGAGACTCGTCTGA
- the LOC113586051 gene encoding platelet-derived growth factor receptor-like protein isoform X3, translated as MSQKASQEPRTAVEQEPRGKAKVGEGAKKKPKSAAVKAKPGVTPRPSTVATTYLTQVLEKGKFQKVGNTLSVSAGDTLQLRCKGNPVEWGVPTYLQEDNEGRLRMVQHKQYGMLILANSTGADTGEYTCYPMHCEDTDCRKEYEKAVKVFIFFPDPQELFVPSSNYYEVIQLRTNHPAVLPCQVTSPSAKVTLHHEYPPAEVKVDGSEISFSVTRGFTIHRPRPHLAGSLYCVASLGGLRQSSTKYMLVYVHYPAAPPSPVIQASSDTVALGQNLQITCMVVGEENVLVDFTWDYPGQKIGRPLYTQDSVETVQVDGQGRQQRSESVLMVEEVREVDQGTYTCTAQNLEGSRSASTTVSIPGGSSTAKLKQPRERGRLRGRLV; from the exons ATGAGCCAGAAGGCTAGCCAGGAGCCTCGGACAGCAGTTGAGCAGGAGCCCAGAGGCAAGGCTAAGGTGGGTGAAGGAGCCAAGAAGAAGCCCAAGAGCGCTGCTGTTAAGGCTAAACCTGGAGTCACACCCCGGCCTTCTACGGTGGCCACCACGTACCTCACACAGGTGCTGGAGAAGGGAAAGTTCCAGAAAGTGGGAAATACGTTGTCGGTTTCTGCGGGAGACACGCTACAATTGAGGTGCAAGGGTAATCCTGTTGAGTGGGGTGTCCCCACTTACTTGCAGGAGGATAATGAGGGACGTCTCAG gATGGTCCAGCACAAACAGTATGGCATGCTGATTTTAGCCAATTCGACAGGAGCTGACACGGGAGAGTACACCTGCTACCCCATGCACTGTGAAGACACAGACTGCAGGAAAGAGTACGAGAAAGCTGTCAAAGTCTTCATCTTCTTTCCTG ACCCGCAGGAGCTGTTTGTGCCCTCATCCAACTACTACGAGGTGATCCAGCTGCGAACAAACCACCCCGCAGTGCTTCCGTGCCAAGTGACCTCGCCGTCAGCTAAGGTCACGCTGCACCATGAGTACCCCCCTGCCGAGGTGAAGGTGGACGGGTCAGAGATCTCCTTCAGCGTTACGCGCGGCTTCACCATTCACAGACCTAGGCCGCACCTTGCTGGTTCGCTGTACTGCGTGGCCAGTCTGGGGGGTCTCCGCCAGAGCTCCACCAAGTACATGCTTGTCTATGTCCACT ACCCAGCCGCTCCCCCATCCCCCGTGATTCAGGCATCGTCGGACACGGTAGCCCTGGGTCAGAACCTGCAGATCACCTGCATGGTGGTGGGAGAAGAGAACGTGCTGGTGGACTTCACGTGGGACTACCCTGGACAGAAG ATCGGCCGTCCGCTTTACACCCAGGACAGCGTGGAGACGGTGCAGGTGGACGGCCAGGGGCGGCAGCAGCGCTCCGAGTCCGTCCTGATGGTGGAGGAGGTCAGAGAGGTGGACCAGGGTACCTACACCTGCACCGCCCAGAACCTGGAGGGCTCTCGTTCTGCCTCCACCACCGTCAGCATTCCGGGAGGCAGCAGCACTGCCAAACTGAAGCAGCCTCGAGAGAGGGGACGACTCCGTGGGAGACTCGTCTGA
- the LOC113586051 gene encoding platelet-derived growth factor receptor-like protein isoform X4 has protein sequence MKLAVVALTALLCVLLFRLVMSQKASQEPRTAVEQEPRGKAKVGEGAKKKPKSAAVKAKPGVTPRPSTVATTYLTQVLEKGKFQKVGNTLSVSAGDTLQLRCKGNPVEWGVPTYLQEDNEGRLRMVQHKQYGMLILANSTGADTGEYTCYPMHCEDTDCRKEYEKAVKVFIFFPDPQELFVPSSNYYEVIQLRTNHPAVLPCQVTSPSAKVTLHHEYPPAEVKVDGSEISFSVTRGFTIHRPRPHLAGSLYCVASLGGLRQSSTKYMLVYVHYPAAPPSPVIQASSDTVALGQNLQITCMVVGEENVLVDFTWDYPGQKCCPIKS, from the exons ATGAAGCTCGCTGTGGTAGCATTAACTGCTCTTCTCTGCGTGTTGCTGTTTCGGCTCG TCATGAGCCAGAAGGCTAGCCAGGAGCCTCGGACAGCAGTTGAGCAGGAGCCCAGAGGCAAGGCTAAGGTGGGTGAAGGAGCCAAGAAGAAGCCCAAGAGCGCTGCTGTTAAGGCTAAACCTGGAGTCACACCCCGGCCTTCTACGGTGGCCACCACGTACCTCACACAGGTGCTGGAGAAGGGAAAGTTCCAGAAAGTGGGAAATACGTTGTCGGTTTCTGCGGGAGACACGCTACAATTGAGGTGCAAGGGTAATCCTGTTGAGTGGGGTGTCCCCACTTACTTGCAGGAGGATAATGAGGGACGTCTCAG gATGGTCCAGCACAAACAGTATGGCATGCTGATTTTAGCCAATTCGACAGGAGCTGACACGGGAGAGTACACCTGCTACCCCATGCACTGTGAAGACACAGACTGCAGGAAAGAGTACGAGAAAGCTGTCAAAGTCTTCATCTTCTTTCCTG ACCCGCAGGAGCTGTTTGTGCCCTCATCCAACTACTACGAGGTGATCCAGCTGCGAACAAACCACCCCGCAGTGCTTCCGTGCCAAGTGACCTCGCCGTCAGCTAAGGTCACGCTGCACCATGAGTACCCCCCTGCCGAGGTGAAGGTGGACGGGTCAGAGATCTCCTTCAGCGTTACGCGCGGCTTCACCATTCACAGACCTAGGCCGCACCTTGCTGGTTCGCTGTACTGCGTGGCCAGTCTGGGGGGTCTCCGCCAGAGCTCCACCAAGTACATGCTTGTCTATGTCCACT ACCCAGCCGCTCCCCCATCCCCCGTGATTCAGGCATCGTCGGACACGGTAGCCCTGGGTCAGAACCTGCAGATCACCTGCATGGTGGTGGGAGAAGAGAACGTGCTGGTGGACTTCACGTGGGACTACCCTGGACAGAAG TGTTGTCCTATCAAAAGTTAG